A section of the Pedobacter sp. HDW13 genome encodes:
- a CDS encoding glycoside hydrolase family 43 protein, giving the protein MIIFYRTTTLLIALFFSINLFAQRKQQAREKDKAAYLMVYFKDDTHGLYMALSKDGYSFTDVNQAKPVIAGDTIAEQKGIRDPHIYRGPDGMFYMALTDLHIYGQKAGYRNTEWERDGKAYGWGNNRGLVLMKSKDLIHWSHRVLRVDQSFPELADIGCAWAPELIFDEKENKLMIYFTMRFANGKDKLYYAYMDKDFTRFESQPKLLFQYPKDVSYIDADITKVGDKFHMFYVPHDGTSGVKQAVSTSINKDYQYDDRWYDPEKVGCEAPTVYKRIGENKWVLIYDIYRITPHNFGFSETSDFTNFTNLGRFNEGVMKSTNFSSPKHGAVIHLTKKEATALSRNWNLNMKF; this is encoded by the coding sequence ATGATTATTTTCTACCGGACCACAACACTTTTGATAGCGCTGTTCTTCTCGATTAACCTTTTTGCCCAACGAAAACAGCAAGCGCGCGAAAAAGACAAGGCTGCTTACCTGATGGTATACTTTAAAGATGATACCCATGGTTTATATATGGCCTTAAGTAAAGATGGTTACAGTTTTACCGATGTAAACCAGGCCAAACCTGTTATTGCAGGCGACACCATTGCTGAACAGAAAGGCATCCGCGATCCGCACATTTACCGTGGCCCCGATGGCATGTTTTACATGGCCTTAACCGACCTGCATATTTATGGCCAAAAGGCAGGATACCGCAATACAGAATGGGAACGGGATGGAAAAGCGTATGGCTGGGGCAATAATCGCGGTTTGGTGCTTATGAAATCGAAAGATTTGATTCATTGGTCGCACCGGGTTTTAAGGGTCGATCAATCTTTCCCCGAACTGGCCGATATTGGCTGTGCCTGGGCACCAGAACTGATCTTTGATGAAAAAGAAAATAAGCTGATGATCTACTTTACCATGCGTTTTGCCAACGGGAAAGACAAGCTCTATTATGCTTATATGGATAAAGATTTTACCCGTTTCGAATCACAGCCAAAGCTGCTTTTTCAGTACCCGAAAGATGTATCGTATATCGATGCCGATATTACTAAAGTTGGCGACAAGTTTCACATGTTTTACGTTCCGCATGATGGTACATCTGGAGTAAAACAAGCGGTTTCAACATCTATCAATAAAGATTATCAATACGACGACCGCTGGTACGACCCTGAAAAAGTAGGTTGTGAGGCGCCTACGGTTTATAAACGTATTGGCGAAAATAAATGGGTGCTCATTTATGATATCTACCGCATTACCCCGCATAATTTCGGTTTTAGTGAGACCAGCGACTTTACGAATTTCACCAATCTGGGCCGTTTTAACGAAGGAGTAATGAAATCGACCAATTTCTCTTCGCCCAAACATGGCGCGGTAATACACCTTACTAAAAAGGAGGCAACAGCATTATCCCGTAACTGGAATTTAAACATGAAGTTTTAA
- a CDS encoding Gfo/Idh/MocA family oxidoreductase has protein sequence MKTKEEPQTNSRRDFIKKTAVGLAAFTIVPRYVLGGQGFIAPSDKLTKAVIGVGGMGRNHFVYDGTQVVAICDVDSRHIAKSLPMLDKGVKTFSDYRELLKLPEVDIVHIATPPHWHGTMAIDAANAGKDIWCEKPMTHTIGEGKRVMEAVQQHGRMFRLNTWFRFKDTFYGMGTTVKPIKKLVDSGLLGWPLKVTVSKHTGYDWKFYWVGKENLPVEPVPAELDYNSWLGPAPFKPYSTHRVHGTFRGYWDYDGGGLSDMGQHYIDPIQYFLGKDDTNPISVEVDAPQQHSDAVGTWRRITYTYADGCQIILDGEGKDANVPYIEGPKGKLYPGFKSDIPDLERKLAAFPDPAPQMTDFVTSVKTRQQFALNEENGHRSCNIVNIGLAALRLGRSLKFDPVKQEFIDDEAANKLINPVMRAPFTI, from the coding sequence ATGAAAACTAAAGAAGAACCACAAACAAACTCCAGAAGAGACTTTATTAAAAAAACAGCAGTGGGCCTTGCTGCCTTTACAATTGTGCCCCGTTACGTACTGGGCGGACAAGGCTTTATAGCGCCCAGCGATAAATTAACCAAGGCGGTAATAGGCGTAGGGGGCATGGGCCGTAACCACTTTGTTTACGATGGCACACAGGTAGTAGCCATTTGCGATGTAGACAGCAGGCATATTGCCAAATCGTTACCCATGCTGGATAAGGGCGTAAAAACCTTTAGCGATTACCGCGAATTACTAAAACTGCCTGAGGTAGATATTGTACACATTGCCACGCCGCCACACTGGCACGGAACCATGGCCATTGATGCGGCCAATGCAGGTAAAGACATTTGGTGCGAAAAACCGATGACACATACCATTGGCGAAGGTAAAAGGGTAATGGAAGCTGTACAGCAACACGGTCGCATGTTTCGTTTAAATACCTGGTTTAGGTTTAAAGATACTTTTTATGGCATGGGAACAACGGTAAAACCCATCAAAAAACTGGTTGATAGTGGCTTACTGGGTTGGCCTTTAAAGGTTACCGTAAGTAAGCATACGGGTTACGACTGGAAATTTTACTGGGTAGGTAAAGAAAATTTACCAGTAGAACCTGTACCTGCTGAGCTTGATTATAATTCGTGGTTAGGGCCTGCACCGTTTAAACCTTACAGTACCCATCGTGTACACGGTACTTTCCGCGGTTATTGGGATTATGATGGTGGCGGTTTAAGCGATATGGGTCAGCACTATATCGATCCTATCCAGTACTTTTTGGGCAAAGATGATACCAATCCAATCTCGGTAGAAGTAGATGCCCCACAACAACATAGTGATGCCGTGGGTACCTGGAGAAGGATTACCTATACCTATGCCGATGGTTGCCAGATTATTTTAGATGGCGAAGGCAAAGATGCCAATGTGCCTTATATAGAAGGACCAAAAGGAAAGCTTTATCCTGGCTTTAAATCCGATATTCCGGATTTGGAGCGTAAACTGGCCGCATTCCCTGATCCGGCTCCACAGATGACAGATTTTGTAACCTCGGTTAAAACCAGACAGCAATTTGCACTGAACGAGGAAAACGGACACCGCTCTTGTAATATCGTAAATATTGGTTTGGCAGCACTCCGCCTGGGCCGTTCTTTAAAATTCGACCCGGTTAAGCAGGAATTTATTGATGATGAAGCAGCCAATAAACTGATCAATCCGGTAATGCGTGCACCTTTCACCATATAG
- a CDS encoding ROK family protein gives MNLNLLNSISNYEGNKRLTQKYELIKYLFSIGPSPVSALCELMNMSTPSILKLISSLTDEGWIEKKGYGASMGGRKPDLYSLKDKKILIVCIDIELFHTKIAIMDNNYNFIFGPKTIALPISKSRADFFHILNTHLQDILQSQNISNGELIGCSVGMPGLIDAARGENYSYFLNDAENISLTAAFEKMLNLPVVIQNDVNGSTMAEFTHGMAKGKKNALILLMDWGVGLGIIMDSKLRPGACGFSGELGHIPFVENGALCYCGKHGCLETIASGNALSEMAKEGILSGKNSMLNKLSNEELERIEPAVIIAAANKGDQYAIQLLSNIGTHMGKGIAMLIQLFNPELIILSGKIAEAKQYITLPMQQAINTYCMTQIREKTTIVSSELGENSRLMGYATTGIGQFLDNYIKQAKTSKLKQMA, from the coding sequence ATGAATCTTAACCTATTAAATAGCATATCCAATTATGAGGGGAATAAAAGGCTGACCCAGAAATATGAGCTGATTAAATACCTTTTCAGTATAGGGCCATCGCCGGTTTCAGCATTATGTGAGCTGATGAACATGAGTACCCCCAGTATTTTGAAGCTCATTAGCAGTTTAACAGACGAAGGTTGGATTGAAAAGAAAGGTTACGGTGCATCCATGGGTGGTAGAAAACCTGATCTATATAGCTTAAAGGACAAAAAAATCCTGATTGTTTGTATCGATATCGAATTGTTCCATACCAAAATAGCCATTATGGACAACAATTATAATTTCATATTTGGCCCTAAAACTATCGCCCTTCCTATCTCAAAAAGCAGGGCCGATTTCTTCCATATTTTAAACACCCATTTACAGGATATTCTTCAATCACAAAACATATCAAACGGCGAACTGATTGGTTGCAGTGTAGGTATGCCCGGCCTGATTGATGCAGCGCGTGGCGAGAACTACAGCTATTTTTTGAATGATGCTGAAAATATTTCGTTAACTGCGGCATTCGAAAAAATGTTGAATTTGCCTGTAGTGATCCAGAACGATGTAAATGGTTCTACGATGGCCGAGTTTACACATGGCATGGCCAAAGGCAAAAAAAATGCGCTCATTTTACTCATGGATTGGGGTGTGGGCCTGGGTATTATTATGGATAGTAAGTTGAGACCCGGAGCCTGTGGTTTTTCGGGTGAATTGGGGCATATTCCTTTCGTAGAAAACGGCGCTTTGTGTTACTGTGGTAAACACGGTTGCCTCGAAACCATTGCATCAGGTAATGCACTATCCGAAATGGCTAAAGAAGGCATTTTATCGGGCAAAAATTCTATGCTAAATAAGCTCAGTAATGAAGAACTCGAAAGGATAGAACCAGCCGTTATCATTGCAGCCGCCAACAAAGGCGATCAGTATGCCATTCAATTGTTATCCAATATCGGCACACATATGGGCAAAGGCATTGCTATGCTCATTCAGCTCTTTAATCCCGAACTGATTATTTTAAGTGGCAAAATTGCCGAAGCAAAACAATACATTACCTTGCCCATGCAGCAGGCTATTAATACGTATTGTATGACCCAGATCAGAGAGAAAACAACCATTGTATCATCAGAGTTGGGCGAAAACTCGCGACTGATGGGTTATGCTACAACAGGCATTGGTCAGTTTTTGGATAACTATATTAAACAGGCCAAAACATCGAAGTTAAAGCAAATGGCTTAG
- a CDS encoding Crp/Fnr family transcriptional regulator, whose product MMLHPQNSSFVQPLIQFFEQYYPVSDSMIAEYEKHCSLIKVRKNKHIVSPIDSNAALYFVKSGIVRGFVKDGTKDITTWFSFGNNIVGAIRHPDHKAYHSVEYLQALEDCELIRIPYILIDATYAKYEEANVIGRKLLALHYYAASERSILARIPNALRRYRMLEESKKIDMNRIPSATWPVIWVCVWKP is encoded by the coding sequence ATGATGCTCCATCCCCAAAACAGCTCTTTTGTACAGCCGCTCATTCAATTTTTTGAGCAGTATTATCCAGTTTCTGATTCGATGATTGCAGAGTACGAAAAACATTGCTCGCTAATTAAGGTTAGAAAAAACAAGCACATTGTTTCTCCGATTGATAGTAATGCTGCACTTTACTTTGTAAAAAGCGGTATAGTACGTGGCTTTGTTAAAGACGGCACAAAAGATATTACCACCTGGTTCAGTTTCGGTAACAACATTGTAGGTGCCATCCGCCACCCCGATCACAAAGCCTACCATTCGGTAGAATATCTTCAGGCACTAGAAGATTGCGAACTGATCCGTATCCCTTATATTTTAATCGATGCCACTTACGCCAAATACGAAGAAGCCAATGTGATTGGCCGCAAGCTTTTGGCCCTGCATTACTATGCAGCTTCAGAAAGATCGATACTAGCGCGCATTCCTAATGCGCTGCGCCGCTACCGCATGCTTGAAGAAAGCAAAAAAATTGATATGAACCGGATCCCCAGCGCTACCTGGCCAGTTATTTGGGTATGCGTCTGGAAACCCTGA